The following proteins come from a genomic window of Nitrospira sp.:
- a CDS encoding Galactose-1-phosphate uridylyltransferase — MPDLRRDPVVGRWVIISTERRGRPHDFVKFQQTQPVSTALCPFCPGQERLTPKEIMAYRPQPSGPNSPNWTVRVVPNKFPALQVEGDMGREGVGLYDRMNGVGAHEVIIETPNHAEGLAELPSKKIEDVLWAYRDRILDLRKDLRLRYILIFKNHGASAGATLEHSHSQLIALPIVPTNVQEELDGCRNHYRLKERCIYCDILRQDLSDGDRIVAENPEFLCVTPFAPRFPFEMWILPKRHAAYFEESQKSQFEFLAPILSESLHRMDKVLSRPPYNFILHSSPLHEKTGDYYHWHLEIIPKLTQVAGFEWGTGFYINPVSPEEAATFLREAGI; from the coding sequence ATGCCCGATCTAAGACGCGATCCCGTTGTGGGCCGCTGGGTGATCATTTCCACTGAGCGGAGAGGCCGCCCACATGACTTCGTCAAATTCCAGCAGACCCAACCCGTGTCGACGGCCCTCTGCCCGTTTTGCCCGGGACAAGAACGGCTCACGCCAAAAGAAATCATGGCCTATCGACCGCAGCCCAGCGGGCCCAATTCCCCCAACTGGACCGTGCGTGTCGTGCCGAATAAATTTCCCGCGCTGCAAGTCGAAGGTGACATGGGTCGCGAGGGGGTCGGACTCTACGACCGCATGAACGGCGTGGGCGCACACGAAGTCATCATCGAAACGCCCAACCATGCCGAAGGCCTCGCCGAACTCCCGAGCAAAAAAATCGAAGACGTGCTGTGGGCCTATCGGGATCGGATTCTCGACCTGAGAAAGGATCTTCGGCTCCGTTACATTTTAATTTTCAAGAACCACGGCGCGTCCGCTGGGGCCACCTTGGAACACAGCCATTCGCAGCTGATCGCGCTCCCCATCGTCCCGACCAACGTGCAAGAGGAGCTTGACGGATGCCGCAATCACTACCGGCTGAAGGAGCGCTGCATCTACTGCGACATCCTCCGTCAGGATCTCTCGGATGGAGACCGCATCGTCGCCGAGAATCCGGAATTCCTGTGCGTGACGCCTTTCGCGCCACGGTTTCCATTCGAGATGTGGATCCTTCCCAAGCGCCATGCGGCGTATTTTGAGGAAAGTCAGAAGTCTCAGTTCGAATTTCTGGCCCCCATCCTTTCAGAATCGTTGCACCGCATGGACAAGGTGCTGTCCCGCCCCCCGTACAACTTCATTCTCCACAGCTCTCCCCTGCATGAAAAGACCGGCGATTACTACCATTGGCACCTGGAAATCATCCCCAAACTGACGCAGGTCGCCGGCTTCGAATGGGGCACGGGTTTCTACATCAATCCGGTGTCACCGGAAGAAGCTGCGACATTCCTCCGCGAAGCGGGGATCTAA
- a CDS encoding CCA tRNA nucleotidyltransferase → MPTRFRLDDPDLREILRRIEHTIRRGGGRVWLVGGSVRDLALGRQPRDLDIEVVGLSPGHVHALLAEHFSVQFVGKAFQVFKLQGLPVDLSIPSRRPADDTSLPGSQRQADPSMPIDEALARRDFTINAMAWDPDTMELRDPFNGRGDLDARILRHVSHRFAEDPLRVLRGMQLSARFELTVAPETVALCRTLSQEGQPSERLWEEWKKLLLQGRKPSLGLQFLRHCGWLRFYPELAALQGCPQDPVWHPEGDVWIHTLHCLDWFAAERTGDETDDLVVGLGVLCHDFGKPATTKEEYGHVTSRGHEAEGVDPTRRFLERVTNQHDLIDEVVPLVCCHLRPRALYDANASDSAVRRLAKHVRRIDRLVRVARADHAGRPPKQFDGFPAGEWLLTRAQRLAVDRRAPLPIVMGRHLLKLGVQPGPDMGRLLDDCYEAQLDGDVRTLEDGLAYVKNRLSGPS, encoded by the coding sequence GTGCCGACCCGCTTTCGTCTTGACGATCCCGACCTCCGGGAAATTCTTCGACGTATCGAACACACCATTCGCCGTGGGGGAGGAAGAGTCTGGCTGGTTGGCGGCTCTGTCCGCGATCTCGCGCTCGGTCGACAACCTCGGGATCTGGACATTGAAGTCGTCGGACTGTCGCCCGGCCACGTCCACGCTCTGCTGGCCGAGCACTTCTCCGTCCAATTCGTCGGAAAAGCCTTCCAGGTCTTCAAGTTGCAAGGTCTGCCAGTCGATCTTTCCATTCCCTCCCGCAGGCCCGCCGACGACACATCCCTTCCGGGCTCGCAGAGACAAGCCGATCCCAGCATGCCGATCGACGAGGCGCTTGCCCGGCGGGATTTTACGATAAACGCGATGGCCTGGGATCCCGACACCATGGAGCTTCGCGATCCCTTCAACGGCCGCGGCGACTTGGATGCTCGGATATTGCGCCACGTATCTCATCGGTTCGCCGAAGACCCTCTCCGGGTCTTGCGGGGCATGCAGCTGTCCGCCCGTTTTGAGCTCACGGTCGCGCCTGAGACGGTGGCCCTGTGCCGGACATTGTCACAAGAGGGCCAGCCGAGCGAGCGATTGTGGGAGGAATGGAAGAAGCTGCTCCTTCAAGGACGCAAGCCGTCGCTGGGTTTACAATTCTTGCGTCACTGCGGCTGGCTCCGTTTCTATCCCGAGCTCGCCGCCCTCCAAGGCTGCCCGCAAGATCCCGTCTGGCACCCGGAAGGCGATGTCTGGATCCATACGCTGCACTGTCTGGACTGGTTCGCTGCGGAGAGAACCGGTGACGAGACGGACGACCTTGTCGTCGGATTGGGGGTCCTTTGTCATGACTTCGGTAAACCGGCCACGACCAAAGAGGAATATGGGCACGTCACCTCACGGGGACACGAAGCGGAAGGGGTGGACCCGACGAGACGGTTTCTCGAACGAGTGACCAACCAGCACGATCTCATCGATGAGGTGGTTCCCCTGGTGTGTTGCCATCTCCGCCCTCGCGCGCTCTATGACGCCAACGCTTCGGACAGCGCCGTCCGCCGATTGGCAAAGCACGTCCGCCGCATCGACCGATTGGTGCGTGTGGCGCGGGCCGACCATGCGGGCCGTCCGCCGAAACAGTTTGATGGATTTCCCGCGGGCGAGTGGCTATTGACCAGAGCACAGCGGCTGGCAGTGGACCGCCGTGCTCCTCTTCCCATCGTCATGGGCCGTCACCTATTGAAATTGGGAGTCCAGCCAGGTCCTGACATGGGCCGACTCCTTGATGATTGTTATGAGGCTCAGCTTGATGGAGATGTGAGAACGCTTGAGGATGGCCTCGCCTATGTAAAAAATCGACTTTCCGGTCCGAGCTAA
- a CDS encoding Putative oxidoreductase — protein sequence MDQLGTMKKNISGTQSIWMSSSVESALRPLDRSLETDVCVVGAGIAGLSTAYSLSCEGKSVVVLDDGPIGGGMTERTTAHLSNAIDDGYVAIERLHGKHGARMAAASHTAAINRIETVIVTERFDCDFERVDGFLFPAPDQPPERLEEERLAALRAGLVGVERIERPAGPVLETGGCLRFPRQAQFHPLKFVTGLAQAIERCGGRIFTDTHVNTVKGGQQARIETQQGHVIHAQSVVVTTNTPINDMVAIHTKQAPYTTYVLGAGVPKDSVPVALYWDQADPYHYVRIQKDAAANGHDLLIVGGEDYKTGQANDGAQRYQRLERWARKRFPMMEHIEYRWSGQVMEPTDGLALIGRNPDDTSNVYIATGDSGMGMTHGMIAGMLITDLIQERANDWAALYDPSRKSLKSIGTFVQENLNVAAQYADWVSSGDIGSEGQIPKESGAVLRSGVQKVAVYRDEDGTLHRRSAVCPHLKCIVAWDSIERTWNCPCHGSRFNAYGKVLNGPANSDLSPIET from the coding sequence ATGGACCAATTAGGCACTATGAAAAAGAATATCAGTGGAACTCAATCGATTTGGATGAGCTCATCGGTGGAGTCAGCCTTACGCCCACTCGATCGCTCTTTGGAAACGGATGTGTGTGTTGTTGGAGCCGGAATCGCCGGTTTATCCACCGCCTATTCTCTATCGTGTGAGGGCAAATCGGTGGTCGTTCTCGACGACGGCCCGATCGGCGGAGGCATGACAGAACGTACCACGGCGCATCTGTCGAACGCCATTGACGACGGCTATGTGGCAATCGAACGGCTTCACGGCAAACATGGTGCCCGGATGGCTGCCGCCAGCCATACTGCGGCGATCAATCGAATCGAAACCGTCATTGTAACCGAACGTTTCGACTGCGATTTCGAGCGGGTCGATGGCTTTCTCTTTCCGGCACCGGATCAACCTCCGGAACGACTCGAAGAAGAACGATTGGCTGCTCTCCGTGCCGGCCTCGTGGGTGTGGAACGGATTGAACGGCCTGCAGGTCCTGTCCTTGAAACGGGAGGGTGCCTCAGGTTTCCCCGCCAGGCGCAATTTCATCCATTAAAGTTTGTGACCGGTCTTGCGCAGGCGATTGAACGATGTGGCGGACGCATCTTCACGGACACCCATGTGAACACGGTGAAGGGTGGGCAACAAGCTCGCATCGAAACTCAACAGGGCCATGTCATCCACGCACAATCCGTTGTTGTTACTACGAATACACCTATTAACGACATGGTCGCCATACACACCAAGCAGGCGCCCTATACCACGTATGTGTTGGGAGCCGGCGTGCCGAAGGACTCCGTACCCGTCGCGTTGTATTGGGACCAAGCAGATCCATATCACTACGTAAGAATCCAAAAAGACGCAGCCGCGAATGGCCATGATCTATTGATCGTCGGCGGTGAAGACTACAAAACAGGTCAGGCGAACGATGGAGCTCAGCGCTATCAACGATTGGAACGTTGGGCTCGCAAACGGTTTCCCATGATGGAACACATTGAATATCGATGGTCGGGTCAGGTCATGGAGCCGACGGATGGTCTGGCGTTAATCGGTCGGAATCCCGATGATACATCAAATGTCTATATCGCCACCGGCGATTCGGGCATGGGAATGACGCATGGCATGATCGCCGGCATGCTCATTACCGATCTCATTCAGGAGCGCGCCAATGACTGGGCCGCGTTATACGATCCGTCCCGTAAGTCCTTGAAGTCGATCGGCACGTTTGTTCAAGAAAATCTGAATGTGGCGGCGCAGTATGCGGACTGGGTTTCGTCGGGTGACATCGGATCCGAAGGTCAAATTCCCAAAGAGAGTGGAGCGGTACTTCGAAGCGGCGTGCAGAAGGTGGCCGTGTATCGCGATGAGGACGGGACATTACATCGCCGCTCAGCCGTGTGTCCTCACCTGAAGTGTATTGTTGCATGGGATTCCATAGAACGCACCTGGAATTGCCCATGCCACGGATCCCGCTTCAATGCGTACGGCAAAGTGCTAAATGGTCCAGCGAACAGCGATCTTTCTCCGATCGAGACGTAG
- a CDS encoding UPF0391 membrane protein YtjA, whose protein sequence is MLSWAITFLIIAIIAGIFGLSGVAGTATNIAYILSVIFLIVAIVGLVLGRRPPVT, encoded by the coding sequence ATGCTGAGCTGGGCGATAACATTTCTGATCATCGCAATCATTGCAGGTATTTTTGGCCTGTCGGGAGTTGCAGGTACCGCGACCAACATCGCCTATATCCTCTCTGTCATCTTCCTCATCGTCGCTATCGTCGGTCTGGTCTTGGGTCGACGACCGCCGGTTACGTAA
- a CDS encoding Response regulator of zinc sigma-54-dependent two-component system, whose amino-acid sequence MHRPTILIVDDDAETQTLLRDALLKEEYDVDTAADGKIALDRITRQAPDLVISDINMPGLDGLGLLGELRSLGHDMPVILMTAYGSLKTAVDGIRAGAFDYLSKPFIMDDVRLVVHRALEHTQLSRQNQQLKEQLRDRYRFDNLVGSSPAVVSVYKSIARVAQTDSTVLLEGESGTGKELIARAIHVNSARSTGPFVTVDGGALTETLLESELFGHERGAFTGAVGSKKGLLEKAHLGTCFLDEVADLSPALQGKLLRVIQEKEFRRVGSTMTTTVDVRIIAASKKDLSSLVQAGTFREDLYYRLNVVTIRIPPLRERMEDVPLLAQHFVQIYGSSKPKPVTGMSAEAISVLTRYWWPGNVRELEHAIERAVALTPHPIIYPEDLPHAVHTATVQTAAQAQGWVTLEELEREHIVRVLKHHHQDLGRSAAILGIHRKTLLRKLRQYGLANGQRTKYLPPDILSTPPIHNEPSPAIPNPQELDSSRF is encoded by the coding sequence ATGCACCGTCCCACTATTTTGATCGTAGATGATGACGCCGAAACGCAGACATTGCTCCGAGATGCTTTATTGAAGGAGGAGTACGATGTCGACACGGCGGCCGATGGAAAGATCGCCCTGGATAGGATCACTCGGCAGGCGCCGGACCTCGTGATATCCGACATCAATATGCCGGGGCTCGACGGCCTCGGCCTCCTCGGGGAGTTACGTTCTCTCGGACACGACATGCCCGTGATTCTCATGACGGCCTATGGAAGCCTGAAGACGGCGGTGGACGGCATCCGAGCAGGGGCGTTCGACTACCTGAGTAAACCGTTCATCATGGATGATGTACGGTTGGTGGTCCATCGGGCGCTCGAACATACTCAGCTATCCCGGCAGAACCAGCAGCTCAAAGAGCAACTTCGCGATCGTTATCGGTTTGACAATCTCGTCGGCAGCAGCCCGGCCGTCGTGTCCGTTTACAAATCCATCGCTCGGGTGGCTCAGACGGACAGCACGGTGTTGCTGGAGGGCGAAAGCGGAACCGGCAAAGAACTCATCGCCCGTGCCATTCATGTCAACAGTGCGCGTAGTACCGGCCCTTTCGTGACGGTCGATGGCGGGGCATTGACCGAAACGTTGCTCGAATCGGAACTGTTCGGGCATGAACGAGGCGCGTTCACCGGCGCAGTGGGCTCCAAGAAGGGTTTATTGGAGAAGGCCCATCTCGGCACCTGTTTCCTCGACGAAGTGGCCGATCTGTCGCCGGCGCTGCAGGGGAAATTGCTTCGGGTTATTCAAGAAAAGGAATTCCGGCGCGTCGGCAGTACCATGACCACGACCGTCGACGTACGCATTATTGCCGCATCAAAAAAAGACTTGAGCTCGCTCGTGCAGGCGGGAACGTTTCGCGAAGACCTGTATTATCGGTTGAATGTGGTGACGATACGGATCCCGCCGTTACGGGAGCGCATGGAAGACGTGCCGCTCTTGGCACAACATTTCGTGCAGATCTATGGTTCCTCCAAACCGAAGCCGGTCACGGGAATGTCGGCCGAAGCCATCTCGGTTTTGACCCGATACTGGTGGCCGGGAAACGTGCGGGAACTCGAACATGCCATTGAGCGAGCGGTTGCCCTCACTCCGCATCCCATTATTTATCCCGAAGACCTTCCACATGCCGTGCATACGGCGACGGTGCAGACGGCGGCTCAAGCGCAAGGATGGGTCACCTTGGAGGAATTAGAACGAGAGCATATCGTACGGGTCTTGAAGCATCATCATCAGGATCTGGGTCGGTCTGCTGCGATTTTGGGAATTCATCGAAAAACATTGTTACGCAAACTGCGGCAATACGGTCTTGCCAATGGGCAGCGGACAAAATATCTGCCTCCGGACATCTTGTCTACGCCGCCTATCCACAACGAGCCGTCTCCCGCAATTCCCAATCCGCAGGAATTGGACTCATCACGCTTCTAA
- a CDS encoding antigen — protein sequence MGRIRIVLLAFGIAAVAVIVASQGEIVYADQLVGVTKATNLIGKEVTNLEGKNLGEIKDLVINWRSGGYIEYAVLSFGGFLGVGDKYFAVPWELLVLSSDKEHFILNVKEERLKNAPGFDKDKWPDMSRPEWAVVVYQFYDLVPNSSKGASHSLSAEVSQTMKEEASVDFKNTVQEALKHAMEAESSGKQGKTEALVTHAKQSLDSAKRAQRSGHNERLNEGVYALGEAIEHGEKQQTTDATEHMMHAIMKLSQSAGLQIPEGVATGKTSTN from the coding sequence ATGGGGAGGATACGAATTGTGCTGCTTGCATTCGGCATCGCAGCAGTGGCGGTGATCGTCGCGTCACAAGGAGAAATCGTCTATGCAGATCAATTAGTGGGAGTGACAAAAGCGACGAACCTGATCGGTAAGGAAGTGACGAATTTGGAGGGGAAAAACCTGGGGGAGATCAAGGACTTGGTCATCAACTGGCGAAGCGGAGGCTATATCGAATATGCCGTCCTTTCCTTCGGTGGGTTTCTTGGTGTGGGCGACAAGTACTTTGCGGTTCCGTGGGAGCTTTTAGTGCTGAGCAGCGACAAGGAACATTTCATTTTGAATGTGAAGGAAGAGCGACTGAAAAATGCGCCGGGATTCGACAAAGATAAGTGGCCCGACATGTCGCGTCCCGAGTGGGCCGTGGTGGTCTATCAGTTCTACGATTTGGTTCCGAATAGCTCGAAGGGTGCATCCCATTCCTTGTCCGCCGAAGTATCCCAGACGATGAAGGAAGAGGCAAGCGTGGATTTTAAGAACACGGTGCAGGAAGCATTGAAGCATGCCATGGAAGCGGAGTCGTCGGGAAAGCAAGGAAAAACCGAGGCGTTGGTGACACATGCCAAGCAATCGCTCGATTCGGCCAAGCGTGCGCAACGGAGCGGCCATAATGAGCGGCTCAACGAAGGCGTCTATGCATTGGGCGAAGCGATCGAGCATGGAGAAAAACAGCAGACCACGGATGCGACCGAACATATGATGCACGCCATTATGAAGCTTTCCCAGTCCGCCGGGCTTCAAATTCCTGAAGGGGTTGCAACCGGCAAAACGTCCACCAATTGA
- a CDS encoding putative cysteine-rich protein — translation MMKTLSQQHQNCLNACFSCAQICEACANDMIGMEHHDHHHNDLMTRCIRLCRDCADICILAAQFISRSSQRAESLCRLCAEICDECAEVCERHAPQHAMCGPCAEECRRCADLCREMVGTAAHSA, via the coding sequence ATGATGAAGACTCTATCGCAACAGCATCAGAATTGCCTGAACGCGTGTTTCTCATGCGCGCAAATCTGCGAAGCCTGCGCGAATGATATGATCGGCATGGAACATCACGACCACCATCATAATGACTTGATGACACGTTGTATCAGACTCTGCCGCGATTGCGCCGACATCTGTATCCTTGCGGCACAATTCATCAGCCGCTCCTCGCAGCGAGCCGAGTCGCTGTGCCGGCTCTGCGCGGAGATTTGCGACGAGTGTGCCGAGGTGTGCGAGCGCCATGCGCCGCAACATGCTATGTGCGGTCCATGCGCGGAAGAGTGTCGTCGGTGCGCGGATCTCTGTCGCGAAATGGTCGGGACTGCGGCTCACTCTGCATGA
- a CDS encoding superoxide dismutase → MHTETMQRTYEPRSYDLHGLQGISDRTLAMHFKLYEGYVKETNNLTARIHQLVEDGTVDQEEMPVYSELKRRYGFEYNGMVLHEYYFDNLMTNGSADPGAHSAFRQAAESSFGTYEVWKGDFIGVGKMRGVGWAVCYLNPYNGRLTNHWITLHETGNVAGFAPVLVMDVWEHAFILDYKPSERVSYIEAFFSNINWKAVEHRLERTMMPTSIPSLK, encoded by the coding sequence ATGCACACCGAAACGATGCAACGAACGTATGAACCGCGATCCTATGATCTCCACGGCCTTCAGGGCATTTCGGACCGGACGCTTGCCATGCATTTCAAACTCTACGAAGGATACGTCAAAGAGACGAACAATCTCACGGCGCGCATTCATCAACTCGTGGAGGACGGAACAGTCGATCAGGAAGAGATGCCGGTCTACTCGGAGCTCAAACGGCGATACGGGTTCGAATACAACGGTATGGTCTTGCACGAATACTATTTCGACAATCTCATGACCAATGGATCGGCCGATCCCGGGGCGCATTCCGCGTTCCGACAAGCGGCTGAAAGCAGCTTTGGCACGTATGAAGTCTGGAAAGGCGATTTCATCGGCGTGGGGAAGATGCGAGGGGTCGGGTGGGCCGTCTGTTACCTCAATCCTTATAACGGCAGACTCACCAATCATTGGATTACGCTGCATGAAACCGGCAATGTGGCCGGCTTCGCCCCTGTGCTGGTCATGGATGTGTGGGAACATGCCTTCATCCTCGATTACAAGCCTTCGGAACGCGTCTCCTACATCGAGGCTTTTTTTTCCAATATCAACTGGAAGGCCGTGGAGCATCGGCTGGAGCGAACGATGATGCCGACCTCCATTCCGTCACTGAAGTGA
- a CDS encoding Inner membrane protein YqjF → MTEKAYGTLIGRVLIGLIFVMSGVGKIADPQGTQQYMAAMGITTATTFLYAGAVFIELAGGLSLLLGVWSRWGATALIAFMIPTTLIFHTNFGDQNQTIHFMKNLAMMGGLLYVAIYGSGRLSVDRGASWKDQDVESEVPPLKKVVHQ, encoded by the coding sequence ATGACAGAGAAGGCGTATGGCACTCTCATCGGACGGGTATTGATCGGTTTGATTTTTGTGATGTCAGGTGTCGGTAAGATTGCCGATCCCCAGGGAACACAACAGTATATGGCCGCGATGGGCATCACGACCGCGACGACATTTCTTTATGCGGGAGCTGTTTTTATAGAACTGGCCGGCGGATTATCATTGTTGCTTGGGGTGTGGTCGAGATGGGGCGCTACAGCGCTCATCGCCTTCATGATACCGACCACGCTGATATTCCATACGAACTTCGGCGATCAGAATCAGACTATTCACTTCATGAAGAATCTCGCAATGATGGGTGGACTGTTGTATGTGGCCATATACGGATCGGGACGATTGAGCGTCGATCGCGGGGCTTCATGGAAGGACCAGGATGTCGAGTCTGAGGTGCCTCCTCTCAAGAAAGTGGTGCACCAATAG